One window of Dyadobacter sandarakinus genomic DNA carries:
- a CDS encoding peptidoglycan DD-metalloendopeptidase family protein: protein MERIMQVLAEKLTAYSGFAKVIASSKPYRRLDFSSGNADLSRLDLTETAVFAEYVSGVMLENNRYLGIGGYAEDRIIYRTRKHFQQNTQPRSIHLGTDIWTTAGEPVHAPLSGQVHSFAFNNHYGDYGPTIILAHELQGARFYTLYGHLSLESLHGLYEGKEISTGECFASIGFYPENGDWPPHLHFQVIENMGEWKGDYPGVSSWQDRDYYLAACPDPNLILCIPENTYLR from the coding sequence TTGGAACGAATAATGCAGGTACTGGCAGAAAAGTTGACAGCATACTCCGGCTTTGCAAAGGTAATCGCCTCTTCAAAGCCCTACCGGAGGCTTGACTTTTCTTCCGGTAATGCTGACCTAAGCCGGCTGGACCTTACAGAAACAGCTGTATTTGCGGAGTATGTTTCGGGTGTCATGTTAGAAAATAACCGATACCTGGGAATCGGCGGGTATGCAGAAGACCGCATTATTTACCGTACCCGCAAACATTTTCAGCAAAACACCCAACCGAGAAGCATTCACCTCGGAACAGATATCTGGACGACAGCCGGTGAGCCCGTGCATGCGCCTTTGTCCGGACAGGTTCACAGTTTTGCATTCAATAACCACTACGGTGATTATGGTCCCACGATCATTCTTGCACACGAGCTGCAAGGTGCCCGGTTTTACACGCTTTACGGACATTTATCGCTGGAATCACTGCATGGCTTATACGAAGGAAAAGAAATCAGCACCGGCGAATGCTTTGCTTCCATAGGGTTTTACCCGGAAAACGGCGACTGGCCTCCGCATCTGCATTTTCAGGTTATAGAAAATATGGGCGAATGGAAAGGCGACTATCCCGGTGTAAGCAGCTGGCAGGATCGCGATTACTATCTGGCCGCTTGCCCCGATCCTAATCTCATCCTGTGCATCCCTGAAAATACTTATTTGCGGTGA
- a CDS encoding SDR family NAD(P)-dependent oxidoreductase, which produces MSRIALITGATSGIGKATALAFAGAGIDLILCGRRQDKLDELSASLHAKVQVTSLIFDVRDNGAVQAMVASLPDAWKNIDILVNNAGNAHGLGTLDEGDTNDWDAMIDSNVKGLLYVSKAVIPLMLERGKGHIVNISSIAGKQTYANGTVYCASKAAVESISEGMRLELTQHGIKITNVAPGAVETDFSLVRFKGDKERAEKVYQGFEPLQPEDIADAVLYAVNAPSRVTIADVTILAGAQSAATTIHRK; this is translated from the coding sequence ATGTCCCGAATTGCATTGATTACCGGAGCTACTTCCGGCATCGGAAAAGCAACTGCACTGGCATTTGCCGGCGCAGGTATTGACCTTATTCTTTGTGGCCGCCGCCAGGACAAGCTGGATGAGCTGAGTGCCTCGCTGCATGCCAAAGTGCAGGTTACCAGCCTGATTTTCGATGTCAGAGACAATGGAGCTGTGCAGGCGATGGTCGCCTCCCTGCCTGATGCCTGGAAAAACATTGATATACTCGTCAATAATGCAGGTAATGCACACGGCCTGGGTACCCTTGATGAGGGTGATACCAATGACTGGGATGCTATGATCGACAGCAATGTAAAAGGCTTGCTGTACGTATCCAAGGCTGTAATCCCGCTGATGCTGGAAAGAGGCAAAGGCCATATTGTCAATATAAGCTCAATTGCCGGCAAGCAAACCTATGCAAACGGAACGGTTTACTGTGCTTCCAAAGCTGCTGTTGAATCCATCAGTGAAGGTATGCGGCTCGAACTGACGCAGCATGGCATCAAGATCACGAATGTGGCTCCCGGCGCCGTAGAGACTGATTTTTCACTGGTTCGTTTTAAAGGAGACAAGGAGCGGGCTGAGAAAGTATACCAGGGATTTGAGCCATTGCAGCCGGAAGATATTGCTGATGCTGTTTTATACGCTGTCAATGCACCTTCGCGCGTTACCATTGCCGATGTGACCATTCTGGCCGGGGCGCAATCAGCCGCTACGACGATTCACCGCAAATAA
- a CDS encoding S41 family peptidase: protein MSSDTSKSPIRNSRAVVRLPIIIGITLAAGVLLGSTFFSGGKKLSDVAKGYAKYREVLMLVENNYVDSVNTDDLVDFSITKMLEKLDPHTAYFNSEEATAARSQLESGFDGIGVEFNIFNDTVYVVTPLSGGPSETAGIQSGDRIISVNKENLSGPGVTNAQVYKVLRGKRGTKVDLGIERVGMPDKINVAVVRDRIPTYSVDASYMINNETGYLKVSRFSETTYDEFKTALKALKSEGLKNLILDLRGNPGGYMEKATSMADEFISGDKLLVYTEGKDSRFDRKTRSHVEGLFEQGPLIVLVDEGSASASEILAGALQDHDRALVVGRRSYGKGLVQMPIKLSDGSELRLTISRYYTPSGRSIQKPYELGKGEDYSQDLSHRYESGELFNADSIKFDKSKVYKTDGGRIVYGGGGITPDIFVPKDTLLNSKYLFELYSKNIIREYALKYANEHQKQLEKGSFDNYVNNFQVTDAMLSELGRDATRAGIKLNEKELNHSRPVIAAQTKAIIGRYVWGRKQKSGLNNEVFRVLNPTDNVYQQAVQMFGQAAQLEKGKFSSMNIPRN from the coding sequence ATGAGTTCAGACACATCCAAATCACCGATCCGCAATTCACGTGCTGTGGTGCGGCTCCCGATTATTATCGGCATCACCCTTGCCGCGGGTGTGTTGCTGGGAAGTACTTTTTTTAGCGGTGGAAAAAAATTATCAGACGTTGCGAAAGGTTATGCAAAGTACCGGGAAGTGCTGATGCTGGTTGAAAACAACTATGTCGATTCTGTGAATACGGATGATCTGGTAGATTTTTCAATCACCAAAATGCTGGAAAAGCTTGATCCGCATACTGCTTACTTCAACTCGGAAGAAGCTACTGCCGCCCGTTCTCAACTGGAATCGGGCTTTGACGGTATTGGTGTGGAGTTTAACATTTTCAATGATACCGTGTATGTGGTTACTCCCCTGAGCGGCGGCCCATCCGAAACGGCCGGTATCCAGAGCGGCGACCGGATTATTTCCGTGAACAAGGAAAATCTTTCGGGACCGGGCGTGACCAATGCACAGGTTTACAAAGTCCTTCGCGGCAAGCGGGGTACCAAGGTCGATCTGGGGATAGAGCGTGTGGGCATGCCTGACAAAATCAATGTCGCCGTTGTCCGGGATCGTATACCTACCTATTCCGTAGACGCTTCTTACATGATTAACAATGAAACAGGATATCTTAAAGTAAGCCGTTTTTCAGAAACCACTTACGACGAGTTTAAAACAGCCCTGAAAGCATTGAAATCCGAAGGCTTGAAAAATCTGATTCTTGACCTGCGCGGTAATCCGGGCGGGTATATGGAAAAGGCTACCAGTATGGCCGACGAGTTTATCTCCGGCGATAAGCTGCTGGTGTATACCGAGGGCAAGGATAGCCGGTTTGATCGTAAAACCAGGTCGCATGTCGAAGGATTATTCGAGCAGGGTCCATTGATTGTGCTGGTTGATGAAGGTAGTGCGTCAGCATCCGAAATCCTGGCAGGGGCCTTGCAGGACCATGACCGCGCATTGGTAGTGGGCCGGCGGTCGTATGGAAAAGGATTGGTACAAATGCCGATCAAACTGTCCGATGGATCAGAGCTGCGCTTGACTATTTCAAGGTACTATACCCCGAGTGGCCGCAGCATTCAAAAGCCGTATGAGCTGGGCAAGGGAGAGGATTACAGCCAGGATTTGTCGCACAGGTATGAAAGCGGCGAGCTTTTCAATGCCGACAGCATCAAGTTTGATAAAAGTAAAGTGTACAAAACCGATGGGGGCCGGATAGTTTATGGCGGTGGCGGTATCACTCCCGACATTTTTGTACCCAAAGATACACTGCTCAACAGCAAGTACCTTTTTGAGCTTTATTCAAAAAACATCATCCGCGAGTACGCACTGAAATATGCAAACGAACACCAGAAGCAGCTTGAAAAAGGATCGTTTGATAACTATGTCAACAACTTCCAGGTTACGGACGCCATGCTGTCAGAGCTGGGCCGGGATGCAACCCGGGCGGGTATCAAGCTTAACGAAAAGGAGTTAAACCATTCAAGACCGGTCATCGCTGCACAGACCAAGGCCATCATCGGCCGGTATGTATGGGGAAGAAAGCAGAAAAGCGGTCTGAACAATGAAGTATTCAGAGTGCTTAATCCTACGGACAACGTGTACCAGCAGGCGGTACAAATGTTCGGGCAGGCCGCTCAGCTTGAAAAAGGAAAGTTCAGCAGCATGAACATACCGAGAAATTAA